The stretch of DNA GTTGCGTTTCCGAAACATCGGGTGCAAGATGAAACGGCGCCTTCAGCACACCATGGAAACCGTAGCGGCGCGGCACGGCAGTATGGAACGCTATATCGTGGATGCCGATGCCGCCAATGGCCGGAGGTTCGACCATCTCGCCGGAAAAGACGTTGCGGCCAAGCCAATTGGCCGCCACCTGGCTGAGCGGATCGCTCGGCGTCGGCGTGAAGCAAATGGCGTAGCGCATGCAATCTCCTCCACCAAAGGAAGGGCGCGCAGACGATTCCGGCGCCGTCGATGCGCAAGCAGATAGGTGATTTGCATGACAGAATAACGAAAAGCACCAGCTTCTAATTCACGTTTAACGTGAAGCAGCCGTGATATGGCTCGAAAACGCGAAACTTTCCGGCAGGGCGAAAGGTGCGGAACGGCCGTCGGCCATATGTACGGCAGCTTCGGCAAGACGGTGGGCAAGGCCGAAGCTGACCTTGAAGCCGCCGGTCAAGGCGATGAGCTTCGGATACATCGGATGCGGACCGATCATCGGATCGCGGTCGATCGCCTTCGGACGAAGGCCGGCCCAGCGCTCGACGACCGGCGCCTCGCCAAGCACGGGGGCCATCTCGCGCGCCGCTTCGATCAGAGAGTCGAGTTGAGCATCGGTCGTATTGGGATTGTCAAAACGGTCCTCGCTGGTGCTGCCGATCGCAGCATGGCCGCCCTCATGAGCAATGATATAGAGGCCGTCGCGGAAGATGGTGGGAAAGGCGGGATCGATCTCGGCCTTCAACAGCGCCGCCTGCCCCTTGACCGGTTGGCCGAGCGGCCTTTCCAATCCGGGCGTGAACCGCTGCAGAAGTGGAAATGACTGGTGACCTGCCGCGACGATGCAGCGGCCGAAGGCGATTGTTCTCCCACCGGCGTCGGCGATCCCGCGTTCCGGTTCGAGACCGCCAACTGTAGCATTCTCGATAATGCTCACACGCTTTGCCTGCCTCAGAAAGGCGACAAGAGCGGCGACCAGCGTGCGGGGTGCGACGCGGGCAGCGAGCGTGTCGTGCACGAAGCCGCTCGCACCGGCGGCAGGGTCGATCCAGCCTGCAACCGGCGGAGCATCTGCGACATGCCAATGGAAGCTGCTGCCGTGCCGATGCCAGTGTGTTTCGGCATCGGCGGAATGAGTAAGCGCGATCTTGCGCAGATGCGGCTTCGGCAGCGGGATGATGCGGCCGGATCGGCGGTAGCCGGTGGAAAGGCCGGTGGCAGCTTCGATCGCAGAGATCTCGGTTTCGAGGGAAACCAGCGCATCGAACTGGAACTGCTTCTTGGCATTCCATTTGTCCGGCGAATGCGGCATCAGCGCGCCGAGCAGCCCGCCGCTCGCACCCTGCCCCAATTCGCCTGCATCGACGAGGAGCGTGTCGATGCCAAGTCGCTCGGCATGAACCGCCGCCCACAGCCCCATGATGCCGCCGCCGGCAATCAGCAGACTGACGCACGATTGACCGGAGGAGATGACCGCACTATCGGCTTTAGGCATGACAGAGATTGATCCCGATCAGATTGGCAGCACGAGCCAACCGCTCGAATGGCGCGACGGCGATATGCCCTATTCGCGGGCCTTTGGCGACCATTTTTATTGCCAGACGGACGGGCGGCTCGAATGCGGTCACGTCTTTCTGGCGGGCAACGGCCTGCCGGAACGGTGGACCGGCAAGGACAATTTCCGCATTGGAGAGTTGGGGTTCGGCACCGGGCTGAACTTCGCGGAAACATGGCGGCAATGGAAAGCGCATCGCCAAAGCGGCCAACATCTGAACTTCATTTCCTTCGAGCTTTACCCGATGCGTCCGCAGGAGATCGGTCGCGCACTTTCGCACTGGCCGCAAATCGACGCCGAGCGGCAGGCGCTAACGGTGCTGTGGCCCGGCCAGCCGCAAGGCACCGTGACGCTTGCATTAGACGAGCAGACGACTTTGAGCGTTGTCTGCAGCGCGGCAATCGATGGCGTTGCGGCCGCCGAACCCGGCTTCGACGCCTGGTATCTCGATGGTTTCGCGCCGTCGCGCAACCCCGACATGTGGTCGGAAGAGCTGATGCGGCTCATCTGCGAGAAGACCCTCTCTGGAGGAAGCTTCGCGACCTATGCCGCGGCAGGCTTCGTCAGGCGCAATCTGATGGCGGCGGGATTTGCGGTCGAGCGGCGCAAGGGTTTCGCCGGCAAGCGCGAGATGCTCTGCGGCGTAAAACCCTAGTGGCCTGAGCGGCCGGGCAACTGCGCGCTCTTGCCGAGCCAGAGCTGGATTTTCTCTTCCAGCAGTTCGGGGCTGATCGGCTTCGACATGTAATCGTCCATGCCGGCGTCGAGACAGAGCTCGCGGTCGCTTTCGAGCGCATGCGCCGTTACGCCGATGATCGGCACGCGGTGGCCCTGTCCGCGCTCTCGGACACGGATCGCGCGGGTCGCGTCGTGGCCGTTCATCACCGGCATCGAGACGTCCATCATGATGATCCGCGGCGCATGGCTTTCCCAGGCGTTGACCGCCTCCTGGCCGTTGTTGACGACGAGGAAACTCAGGCCGGTGCCCTGCAGGATCTGCGTGAAGACAATCTGGTTCACCTCGTTGTCCTCGGCGACGAGCACATCGATGAAGGCAGTCTTGCGCTGTTTTGAGGCCGGCGGCGCAAAAGGCTCCGGTTCCCTCATCTCGGTTTCTGCCTGCAGGCGGGCGATTTCGGCTGCAGAAGCCCGCTTCACGCGACTTGCGCGCACGACCTCGACGATCGTGTTGCGAAGAAGGTTGGCGCGGGCCGGTTTCATCAGATGCGCATGGCCGTTGAGGGCTGCGAACTCCTTCTCCGTGCCGGAGATATCCATTGAGGTCAGGAAGATGATCGGCAGGCTCTCGAAGCGGGCGTCGGCCCTGAGCCTGCGGGCGACTTCCGCACCGTTCATTTCCGGCATGTGATAGTCGAGCACCAGGGCATCGACCTGGACGCCGATCTGGTGTGCGGCCTCAAGGATGGCAATGCCGGTCCTGCCGTCTTCGGCAGCCACGCCGTCAAAACCCCAAAGCGACAGCTGCTCGGAGAGAATGCGGCGGTTCACCTCGTTGTCGTCGATGACGAGCACGCGTGCGCCGCGTACATTGACGGGCAGCGGCTTGGGATCGAGGCGGGCAGCAGCGATGGCGAAGGGCAGGTTGACAGTGAAGACCGAGCCCTTGCCCGGTTCGCTCTCGGCGTTGACGTAACCGCCAAAGAGATCGACCAGACCGGCAGTGATGGCAAGACCAAGGCCGGTACCCTCGTGGCGCCGCGTCGAAGAGGAATCGACCTGCGAGAATTTGTCGAAGACCGATTGCAGTTTGTCTGCCGGGATGCCGATGCCGGTATCCTCGATCCTGATCTCGACCATGACCTCACCGTCCGAGCCAGGCCGGAAACCGATATCGACGAAGACATGCCCCTTCTCGGTAAACTTGACGGCGTTGCCGACGAGATTTGTGACGATCTGGCGAAACCGCCCGGCATCGCCGATGACGGCGGCAGGCAGGTTCGGATCGGCGCGCACGAGAAGCTCGAGATCCTTCTCCGCCGCGGGCGAAGAAAGCAGCGTCGCGACATCCTCGACCGCTTCCACCGGATCGAAGGCCGCCTTGCGCAGCGTCATCTGTCCGGCATCGATTTTGGAGAAGTCCAGAATGTCGTTGATGATCGTCAGAAGCGCGTTGCCGGACTTGACGATGATGTCGATGAAGGTCTTCTGCCGCGCGTCAAGATCGGTCTTCGCCATCAGCTCGGCCATGCCGAGCACGCCATTCATCGGCGTGCGGATTTCATGGCTCATATTGGCGAGAAATTCCGACTTGGCGCGATCGGCAGCTTCAGCCCGTGCCAGCAGCCTCTCAAGCTCTTCCTCGCGCTCTTTCATTTCGGTGACGTCGGTGAAGAG from Rhizobium sp. 007 encodes:
- a CDS encoding FAD-binding oxidoreductase, whose amino-acid sequence is MPKADSAVISSGQSCVSLLIAGGGIMGLWAAVHAERLGIDTLLVDAGELGQGASGGLLGALMPHSPDKWNAKKQFQFDALVSLETEISAIEAATGLSTGYRRSGRIIPLPKPHLRKIALTHSADAETHWHRHGSSFHWHVADAPPVAGWIDPAAGASGFVHDTLAARVAPRTLVAALVAFLRQAKRVSIIENATVGGLEPERGIADAGGRTIAFGRCIVAAGHQSFPLLQRFTPGLERPLGQPVKGQAALLKAEIDPAFPTIFRDGLYIIAHEGGHAAIGSTSEDRFDNPNTTDAQLDSLIEAAREMAPVLGEAPVVERWAGLRPKAIDRDPMIGPHPMYPKLIALTGGFKVSFGLAHRLAEAAVHMADGRSAPFALPESFAFSSHITAASR
- a CDS encoding response regulator; this encodes MTSSGDLLELACSRIADLDTPAYVKNSELRYVAVNEAYARFFGREISDFIGRRTREILDRPEEEEREDKERRALVFGTEETAICFDAAATEHERIRIESFMPSEDRAYVLGIFEARAQPRRPVLSGPDQALLADFERVRATLEKLDHPVGIFADDGRPLIVNSAYRSGGKASPAETGWHESVNELDLLQTIMEDLPVAAFARDEQHRLVYANQYYETFTGHVRSKVLGLTEFEMFGEESGASIYEENALALKDGSLTEVEGKLPSTDGTVYPILTRVNRVQTPDSRVYVVGSFSDISPLKEREAKLIEAQKHAEILHRDIENILRSLPVGVLILDNNLDILYINDEFYTICDLPPDDRFDGRPFIDVIRRNCELGRYGHEHSPEEILAERQRHFGSDGEQEPIELSWSGGKSIIFDSRRISNDRILLSYSDMSAIRASEKEIHEARAALEHLGELMRDATRAMPQGLTIVQDGIIKLSNDALSDVLRIPPEYLVAGRGWIDLFNFCADRGDFKSPAAEVLHYWRSNIAAKQPIATVFHVAGERWVNMEATISERGHWVALFTDVTEMKEREEELERLLARAEAADRAKSEFLANMSHEIRTPMNGVLGMAELMAKTDLDARQKTFIDIIVKSGNALLTIINDILDFSKIDAGQMTLRKAAFDPVEAVEDVATLLSSPAAEKDLELLVRADPNLPAAVIGDAGRFRQIVTNLVGNAVKFTEKGHVFVDIGFRPGSDGEVMVEIRIEDTGIGIPADKLQSVFDKFSQVDSSSTRRHEGTGLGLAITAGLVDLFGGYVNAESEPGKGSVFTVNLPFAIAAARLDPKPLPVNVRGARVLVIDDNEVNRRILSEQLSLWGFDGVAAEDGRTGIAILEAAHQIGVQVDALVLDYHMPEMNGAEVARRLRADARFESLPIIFLTSMDISGTEKEFAALNGHAHLMKPARANLLRNTIVEVVRASRVKRASAAEIARLQAETEMREPEPFAPPASKQRKTAFIDVLVAEDNEVNQIVFTQILQGTGLSFLVVNNGQEAVNAWESHAPRIIMMDVSMPVMNGHDATRAIRVRERGQGHRVPIIGVTAHALESDRELCLDAGMDDYMSKPISPELLEEKIQLWLGKSAQLPGRSGH
- the mnmD gene encoding tRNA (5-methylaminomethyl-2-thiouridine)(34)-methyltransferase MnmD produces the protein MTEIDPDQIGSTSQPLEWRDGDMPYSRAFGDHFYCQTDGRLECGHVFLAGNGLPERWTGKDNFRIGELGFGTGLNFAETWRQWKAHRQSGQHLNFISFELYPMRPQEIGRALSHWPQIDAERQALTVLWPGQPQGTVTLALDEQTTLSVVCSAAIDGVAAAEPGFDAWYLDGFAPSRNPDMWSEELMRLICEKTLSGGSFATYAAAGFVRRNLMAAGFAVERRKGFAGKREMLCGVKP